Proteins encoded within one genomic window of Pseudomonadota bacterium:
- a CDS encoding restriction endonuclease subunit S: MKLRKEEWKEVKIEQICEFVRGPFGGSLKKEIFVKEGYAIYEQQHAINNQFNTFRYFIDENKFNEMKRFQVLEGDIIMSCSGTFGKIAIIPKNTRNGIINQALLKLRCKNELNNSFFQIWLNSQSFQKEVNSSVQGTAIKNIASIAFYKQIQIQLPPLEEQKQIAALFQSIETAIEQVEGQEKKLNTLQKTLSNGLVSKSPVWGNLLSDKNCNLCTFEDITDCIEEHDKKPLKSGITRFVGLEFIEAENFNLQGFGDIEKGTTFTKRFSKGDVLFGKRRAYLKKVAVADFDGICSSDILVFRANKTKMLPELLPYYVSSETFINHAVSTSAGSLSPRTKWNDLSVLEVSIPDLKAQEKIVEVFQQLQLTLDQLKQQKTTLKNLKQKLLSEILG, from the coding sequence ATGAAGTTGAGGAAAGAGGAATGGAAAGAAGTTAAGATTGAACAAATTTGTGAGTTTGTAAGAGGACCATTTGGCGGCTCCTTAAAAAAAGAAATATTTGTAAAAGAAGGTTATGCTATTTACGAACAACAGCATGCGATTAATAATCAGTTTAATACTTTTCGATATTTCATTGATGAAAATAAATTCAATGAAATGAAAAGATTCCAAGTTTTAGAAGGCGATATTATCATGAGTTGTTCAGGGACTTTTGGTAAGATTGCTATTATTCCAAAAAATACAAGAAATGGAATTATTAATCAGGCGTTACTTAAACTCCGCTGTAAAAATGAACTTAATAATTCCTTTTTCCAAATTTGGCTTAATAGCCAAAGCTTTCAAAAAGAGGTTAATTCAAGTGTTCAAGGAACTGCGATAAAAAACATTGCATCAATTGCATTTTATAAACAAATTCAAATCCAGCTCCCGCCTCTCGAAGAGCAAAAACAAATCGCCGCCCTTTTTCAATCCATAGAAACCGCTATTGAGCAGGTGGAGGGACAGGAGAAGAAGTTAAACACGTTGCAAAAAACATTAAGTAATGGCTTGGTAAGCAAATCACCTGTTTGGGGGAATTTACTTTCAGATAAAAACTGTAATCTCTGCACGTTTGAGGATATAACTGATTGTATAGAAGAGCACGATAAGAAGCCATTGAAAAGTGGAATTACCCGCTTTGTTGGCTTAGAATTTATTGAAGCAGAAAACTTCAATTTGCAAGGTTTTGGGGATATCGAAAAAGGCACAACCTTCACAAAGCGCTTCTCAAAAGGCGATGTATTATTTGGCAAACGCAGAGCCTATTTAAAGAAAGTTGCAGTTGCCGACTTTGATGGTATTTGTTCCAGTGACATTTTGGTTTTTAGAGCAAATAAAACAAAGATGTTGCCTGAATTATTGCCTTACTATGTTTCCTCGGAAACCTTCATAAATCATGCGGTCAGCACATCGGCAGGTTCTCTTTCACCAAGAACAAAATGGAACGATTTATCAGTCTTGGAAGTATCCATCCCCGACTTAAAAGCCCAAGAAAAGATTGTGGAAGTATTCCAGCAGTTACAACTAACACTGGATCAACTCAAACAGCAAAAAACAACTCTCAAAAACCTGAAACAAAAACTACTAAGCGAGATTTTAGGATGA
- the lon gene encoding endopeptidase La has product MVIGFRNDKSIKDRIFYPAELPILSLRGTVAFPDLVMPLIVGRERSIRLIDDVMNGDKMIGIITQKNPDIEEPGIEDLHTVGTIATIMKMVKMVDGSQRIVVQGLSRFKLIEFSQREPHLRAKILPIFEDYQKDIEVDAMYLNLKNLYKKAVEMAPYLSSELSHIATKVEHPGNLADLIASTINISVVEKQEILEKIDLKERLKKITIFLNREVETLELSSRIQTNVKEGIDKTQREYYLREQLKAIQKELGETDDKFTEIDELRKKITEANMPPEARKVAEKELDRLSKMSTMSAEYTVSRTYLDWLTEVPWSINTEDNLDIEAANIILNEDHYDLEKVKKRILEYLAVRKLKSDMKGPILCFVGPPGVGKTSLGKSIARALGRKFMRISLGGIRDEAEIRGHRRTYVGALPGRIIQGIKKTGSNNPVFMLDEVDKIGMDFRGDPSSALLEVLDPEQNFSFSDHYLEVPFDLSKVMFIATANQLDPIPPALKDRMEVLELPGYTEEEKLMISRQFLIPKEIKEHGLNEDWIEFADEAIKIIIRSYTRESGVRNLEREIAAICRAVAKNVAEGDTEKKVVTAGSIHGYLGPIKVFSEVAERTKYSGVATGLAWTPTGGDILFIESTKMRGKGALSLTGQLGDVMKESAQAALSYIRSKAADYEIAEDFFEKNDIHIHVPQGGIPKDGPSAGVTMLVSLVSLLTDKLVRNDVAMTGEITLRGLVLPVGGIKQKVLAARRAGIRNVVLPKLNEKDLEEVPESIKENMQFTFIEKMDEAIDICLA; this is encoded by the coding sequence ATGGTAATTGGTTTTAGAAACGACAAAAGTATTAAAGACAGAATATTTTATCCTGCGGAGCTGCCCATTCTGTCGCTCCGCGGGACCGTTGCATTCCCCGACCTTGTTATGCCACTCATCGTTGGCAGAGAGCGCTCAATAAGGCTTATTGATGATGTTATGAACGGGGATAAAATGATCGGGATCATAACCCAGAAAAATCCCGATATAGAGGAACCGGGCATTGAAGACCTTCACACCGTTGGCACTATTGCAACCATTATGAAGATGGTAAAAATGGTTGACGGGAGCCAACGGATCGTGGTACAGGGCCTGTCCAGGTTTAAACTTATCGAGTTCAGCCAGAGAGAACCCCATCTGAGGGCGAAAATCCTTCCTATTTTTGAAGATTATCAGAAGGATATAGAGGTGGATGCCATGTATCTCAATCTGAAAAACCTCTATAAAAAGGCTGTAGAAATGGCGCCATATCTCTCATCTGAGCTATCTCATATTGCAACAAAAGTGGAGCACCCCGGAAATCTGGCAGACCTCATTGCATCGACCATCAACATCAGTGTAGTGGAGAAACAAGAGATACTTGAAAAGATTGATTTGAAAGAGAGACTTAAGAAGATCACTATTTTTCTGAACAGGGAAGTAGAAACCCTTGAATTAAGCAGCAGGATACAGACCAATGTGAAAGAAGGTATCGACAAGACCCAGAGGGAGTACTATCTGAGAGAGCAGCTGAAGGCTATCCAGAAGGAACTTGGCGAAACAGACGACAAATTTACAGAGATAGATGAGTTGAGGAAGAAGATCACAGAAGCAAACATGCCGCCCGAAGCCAGGAAGGTTGCAGAAAAAGAGCTCGACAGGCTCTCCAAAATGAGTACCATGTCAGCAGAATATACTGTTTCACGGACATACCTTGATTGGCTCACGGAAGTGCCATGGTCAATAAATACTGAAGACAATCTCGACATTGAAGCCGCTAATATCATCCTTAATGAAGACCATTATGACCTCGAAAAGGTAAAAAAAAGGATCCTTGAATACCTTGCTGTGAGAAAATTGAAATCGGACATGAAGGGCCCCATCCTCTGTTTTGTCGGGCCGCCGGGGGTTGGTAAAACATCCCTTGGCAAGTCCATCGCCCGGGCTCTTGGCAGGAAGTTCATGAGGATATCCCTGGGCGGCATAAGGGATGAGGCGGAGATCAGGGGACACAGAAGAACCTATGTCGGGGCATTGCCTGGGAGGATTATACAGGGTATTAAAAAGACAGGCTCAAATAACCCGGTGTTCATGCTTGACGAGGTAGATAAGATTGGAATGGATTTCAGAGGTGATCCTTCGAGCGCCTTACTTGAGGTATTAGACCCGGAACAGAACTTTTCTTTCAGCGACCATTACCTTGAAGTGCCTTTTGACCTGTCCAAGGTGATGTTTATCGCAACGGCGAACCAGCTTGACCCGATACCCCCTGCCCTGAAGGACAGGATGGAGGTCCTTGAGCTGCCTGGCTATACCGAAGAGGAAAAGCTTATGATATCAAGGCAGTTCCTGATCCCGAAGGAGATAAAAGAACATGGTTTGAACGAAGATTGGATCGAGTTTGCGGATGAAGCCATTAAGATCATTATCCGTTCATACACAAGAGAATCAGGGGTAAGAAACCTGGAAAGGGAGATTGCCGCAATATGCCGGGCTGTTGCAAAAAATGTGGCAGAAGGGGATACTGAAAAGAAGGTAGTTACAGCAGGCAGCATCCACGGATACCTCGGACCTATAAAAGTTTTCTCAGAAGTTGCCGAGAGGACAAAATATTCCGGAGTTGCTACCGGGCTTGCATGGACACCGACGGGTGGCGATATTCTCTTTATCGAGTCCACAAAGATGAGGGGTAAGGGCGCTCTGTCCCTTACCGGTCAGCTCGGAGATGTGATGAAGGAGTCGGCCCAGGCTGCCCTGAGCTATATACGGAGCAAGGCGGCAGATTATGAGATTGCTGAAGATTTCTTTGAGAAAAATGATATCCATATCCATGTCCCGCAGGGCGGAATACCAAAGGATGGGCCATCTGCAGGTGTAACGATGCTTGTATCGCTTGTTTCCTTACTTACGGACAAGCTTGTGAGGAATGACGTTGCAATGACAGGAGAGATAACCCTCAGAGGGCTTGTATTGCCTGTAGGAGGAATAAAGCAGAAGGTGCTGGCAGCAAGGAGGGCAGGTATAAGGAATGTTGTCCTGCCTAAACTGAACGAAAAAGACCTTGAAGAGGTGCCGGAAAGTATCAAGGAAAATATGCAGTTTACATTCATCGAAAAGATGGATGAAGCGATAGATATTTGTCTCGCTTAG
- a CDS encoding uracil-DNA glycosylase produces MEQKTPHIDCRTCQHFYVTWDKRFPKGCKAMGFKCREMPSLAVFKSSGVQCLYYEVKETKSSDLANHS; encoded by the coding sequence GTGGAGCAGAAAACGCCGCATATCGATTGTCGTACATGTCAGCATTTCTATGTAACGTGGGATAAAAGGTTCCCGAAGGGCTGTAAGGCCATGGGATTCAAATGCCGTGAGATGCCTTCTCTTGCAGTCTTTAAATCTTCCGGTGTTCAATGTCTCTACTATGAAGTGAAAGAAACAAAAAGCAGCGACCTCGCTAATCATTCCTGA
- a CDS encoding DNA-primase RepB domain-containing protein — MDDDCIFMTRFSGKDRIACVLIHELTGECITRIFAAGEYEKYRPYFRFMNSKGYNVYTTTGRLKHGSRNRRKEGYEDTQDTLWCELDFPVDLNAVNLPEPSIIVRSSPGKHHFYWLLSEVMSIRETEALNRLIRNKFQMAYPARRIDYVHDISRILRVANFKNHKRNSFVGLVKFNPSLRYNPSCFHVQNGVPESHVYSGSYKSRSEEDMAEIIYRLAKRQKTPGQCIDYLIEKRKTDKDNVESYAKKTVGKAVSYVQERHRQNTKGAFP; from the coding sequence ATGGATGATGATTGCATCTTTATGACCCGCTTCTCAGGTAAGGACAGAATCGCCTGCGTCCTTATCCATGAACTTACCGGGGAATGTATTACCCGGATATTTGCCGCCGGCGAATACGAAAAGTACAGACCGTATTTTCGTTTCATGAACTCCAAAGGGTATAACGTATATACCACGACAGGCAGGCTGAAGCACGGTTCAAGAAACAGAAGGAAAGAAGGCTACGAGGACACACAGGACACCCTCTGGTGCGAGCTTGACTTCCCTGTCGACCTAAATGCGGTTAACCTCCCCGAACCATCGATAATCGTCCGGAGCAGCCCGGGAAAACACCATTTCTACTGGCTACTCTCCGAGGTCATGAGCATAAGAGAGACAGAGGCTCTCAACAGGCTTATACGCAATAAGTTCCAGATGGCATACCCAGCCCGACGGATCGATTACGTCCACGATATCTCCCGTATACTGCGGGTGGCTAATTTCAAGAATCATAAGAGGAATTCCTTTGTCGGGCTCGTAAAATTCAATCCTTCGCTGCGGTACAACCCCTCTTGCTTCCACGTGCAAAACGGGGTGCCGGAATCCCATGTTTATTCCGGTTCTTACAAAAGCAGGTCAGAGGAGGACATGGCAGAGATCATCTACCGTCTCGCCAAAAGACAGAAAACCCCGGGCCAGTGCATCGACTACCTGATCGAGAAGAGAAAAACAGACAAAGACAATGTGGAGTCATATGCAAAAAAGACAGTCGGAAAAGCGGTTAGCTATGTCCAGGAGAGGCACCGACAGAATACAAAGGGGGCGTTCCCGTGA
- a CDS encoding HsdR family type I site-specific deoxyribonuclease, with product MSTFSELNSVEYFIIRQLTGINLNQVQHGMVKEDIVPYSEKAQWKYVQPELLSREITDVFLEKELKESLIRLNPAIKSNPERAEEVIHKLRAILIAVGNVGLVRANEEFAKWLREEISMPFGKNNAHVNIRLIDFEQIDNNSFLLTNQFKIRTRETKIPDIVMFVNGIPLVVGETKTPVRPAISWLDGAHDIHVIYENAVPQLFVPNVLSFATEGKELFIGGVRTPLELWSPWRLEDEKDEIHHFAGLQDVAKQITHLLKPSTLLDILQYFTIYATNSKKKKIKVVCRYQHYEGANTIVERVKEGKIKKGLIWHFQGSGKSLLMLFAAQKMRKQQELGNPTVIIVVDRVDLDTQITATFNTAEVPNMVTTDNIKELHDLLEKDTRKIIITMIHKFKDAYPDMNKRENLIVMVDEAHRTQEGDLGRKMRNALPNAFLFGLTGTPINRADKNTFWAFGAEEDKNGYLSRYTFQDSIRDNATLPLHFEPRLPDYHIDKESLDIAFKEMANDLSEEDQNKLSQKAAQMAVFLKAPERVKTIVQDIVEHFQKHVEPEGFKAMIVTPDRYACVQYKEELDKLLSPESSIVVMSTSANDDFEFKQKFAMDRNQQEKVIEKYNNSDSPLNFLIVTAKLLTGFDSPILQTIYLDKSLKDHTLLQAICRTNRLFPNKTFGRIVDYFGVFDDTASALAFDEESLKKVISNLQELRNKLPEQMTLCLSHFAGLDRTIEGFEGLQAAQDCISSNEKKDAFAKDFSLLSRLWEALSPDDVLKNYQKDYKWLSQVYTSVKPGPDDNGRLLWHALGAQTTALIHEHIHVDGITHDMEEMVLDADVIDNLMNNKDPKDADRIIKILSGRLGINKGNPIFKKLSERLEALRDKAEKGLINSIEFIKQLCEIAKETLQAEKQKDSGEKQKSAKAALTELFLELKTDKTPAIVERIVNDIDEIVRLVRFDGWQNTIPGEREVQRALRKTLLKYQLHKEEELFNKSYEYIKEYY from the coding sequence ATGAGTACATTTAGCGAACTTAACAGCGTAGAATATTTCATTATCCGCCAGCTTACCGGCATTAACCTGAATCAGGTTCAGCATGGTATGGTAAAGGAAGACATTGTACCTTATAGCGAGAAGGCACAATGGAAATATGTCCAACCTGAATTGCTTTCAAGGGAAATTACCGATGTTTTTCTGGAAAAGGAATTAAAGGAATCCCTGATCCGCCTCAATCCCGCAATAAAATCAAACCCTGAACGGGCCGAGGAAGTAATTCACAAACTTCGGGCTATTCTCATTGCTGTTGGCAATGTTGGCCTTGTACGGGCTAATGAAGAATTTGCTAAATGGTTACGGGAAGAAATCTCCATGCCTTTTGGCAAAAATAATGCACATGTAAATATTCGGCTGATAGACTTTGAACAAATAGACAACAACTCTTTTTTGCTTACCAACCAATTTAAAATCAGAACCAGAGAAACAAAAATCCCCGACATTGTAATGTTTGTTAATGGTATTCCGCTTGTTGTCGGTGAAACCAAAACACCGGTTCGACCGGCAATTAGCTGGTTGGATGGCGCACATGATATCCATGTCATTTATGAAAATGCGGTGCCTCAGCTTTTTGTACCAAACGTGCTCTCTTTTGCGACAGAGGGTAAAGAACTTTTTATTGGCGGAGTAAGAACACCGTTAGAATTATGGTCTCCCTGGCGGCTTGAGGATGAAAAAGATGAGATACATCATTTTGCCGGATTGCAGGATGTAGCCAAACAGATAACTCATTTGCTAAAACCTTCTACCTTGCTGGATATATTACAATACTTCACCATTTACGCCACAAACAGCAAAAAGAAAAAAATAAAAGTCGTCTGTCGTTATCAGCACTACGAAGGCGCCAATACCATTGTTGAACGAGTTAAAGAAGGTAAAATAAAGAAAGGTTTAATCTGGCATTTTCAAGGTTCCGGCAAATCATTGTTGATGCTGTTTGCCGCTCAAAAAATGCGAAAACAACAGGAGCTTGGAAATCCCACTGTTATTATAGTGGTTGACAGAGTTGACCTCGACACGCAAATTACTGCAACTTTTAACACTGCCGAAGTTCCGAATATGGTAACAACCGACAATATTAAAGAACTGCATGACCTGTTGGAAAAAGATACCAGAAAAATCATCATCACCATGATTCATAAATTTAAAGATGCGTATCCTGATATGAACAAGCGGGAAAATCTCATAGTGATGGTCGATGAGGCTCACAGAACGCAAGAAGGGGACCTTGGCCGCAAAATGAGAAACGCATTACCCAACGCCTTTCTTTTTGGGTTAACCGGAACGCCAATCAATAGAGCCGACAAAAATACTTTCTGGGCATTTGGAGCGGAAGAGGATAAGAACGGCTACCTGAGCCGATATACTTTTCAAGATAGTATTCGTGACAACGCCACACTCCCTTTGCATTTTGAACCACGCTTGCCCGATTACCATATTGATAAAGAGAGCCTCGATATCGCTTTTAAAGAAATGGCAAACGACCTGAGCGAAGAAGACCAGAACAAACTCAGCCAAAAAGCCGCACAGATGGCTGTTTTTTTGAAGGCTCCGGAACGAGTGAAGACCATAGTTCAGGATATAGTGGAGCATTTTCAAAAGCATGTGGAGCCGGAAGGTTTTAAAGCAATGATTGTAACCCCTGACCGCTATGCCTGCGTCCAGTACAAAGAGGAACTGGACAAATTACTTTCCCCTGAATCCAGTATCGTTGTTATGAGCACTTCCGCCAATGATGATTTTGAGTTCAAGCAAAAGTTCGCAATGGACAGAAACCAGCAGGAAAAAGTAATTGAAAAATATAATAATTCAGATTCTCCGCTTAATTTCCTTATTGTCACTGCGAAACTACTAACAGGTTTTGATTCGCCCATTTTGCAAACGATATATCTGGATAAATCACTTAAAGACCATACGCTGCTGCAAGCAATTTGCCGAACAAACAGACTCTTTCCAAATAAAACATTTGGACGAATAGTTGATTATTTTGGTGTTTTTGATGATACTGCGAGCGCCCTGGCATTCGATGAAGAATCGTTAAAAAAGGTCATCAGTAATCTTCAGGAACTAAGAAACAAACTACCCGAACAAATGACGCTTTGCTTATCTCATTTTGCGGGTTTAGATAGAACCATTGAGGGTTTTGAAGGCTTGCAAGCTGCACAGGATTGTATTAGTTCAAACGAAAAAAAAGACGCTTTCGCAAAAGATTTTAGTTTATTATCAAGACTGTGGGAAGCACTTTCTCCAGATGACGTATTAAAAAATTATCAAAAGGATTACAAATGGCTTTCACAGGTTTACACCTCGGTTAAACCAGGTCCCGATGATAACGGAAGATTATTATGGCACGCTTTAGGCGCACAAACTACGGCACTTATCCATGAGCATATCCATGTTGACGGCATTACCCACGATATGGAAGAAATGGTTTTAGATGCCGATGTAATCGACAACTTAATGAATAATAAAGACCCGAAAGATGCAGATAGAATTATTAAAATATTATCAGGTAGGCTGGGTATAAATAAAGGCAACCCAATTTTCAAAAAGTTAAGTGAACGACTTGAAGCATTGAGAGACAAGGCCGAAAAAGGTTTAATCAACAGCATTGAATTTATTAAACAACTTTGCGAAATTGCAAAAGAAACTTTGCAGGCTGAAAAACAAAAAGATAGCGGCGAAAAGCAAAAATCAGCAAAAGCGGCATTAACGGAATTATTCCTTGAACTTAAAACAGATAAAACACCGGCCATAGTTGAAAGAATAGTAAACGACATTGATGAGATTGTTCGTTTAGTCCGCTTTGACGGTTGGCAAAATACTATACCCGGTGAAAGAGAAGTTCAAAGAGCATTACGCAAAACATTGTTGAAATATCAATTACACAAAGAAGAAGAACTGTTTAATAAATCGTACGAGTATATTAAGGAATATTACTGA
- a CDS encoding AAA family ATPase codes for MKIDTIADILAANGIEDAMWLIEGIIHEGGVTLLTAPGGSGKSYFALQLGLSLSMNVPFLERKMVHSRVLYLNGEDPVQVFRKRARDTMTSLMTMHGITEDPSSRFAYFKCIHLTDCPSVLLDAQSFKTTSVFGEIRSHCKDWRPDLVIIDPLVSFIAEENRSEYAAQFYRFTKMLAPSLLIVHHHTKNGVNGEGDHRSWARGSSAWVENSRVHLMLADKTLITVKNNYSPDKMQTTLAFRNGFFTVCEDIAPVSMKKQGRPRKWKNICQ; via the coding sequence GTGAAAATTGATACCATTGCAGATATCCTCGCGGCCAACGGGATCGAAGACGCGATGTGGCTGATCGAGGGCATTATCCACGAGGGGGGAGTCACCCTCCTTACCGCACCGGGGGGATCGGGTAAGAGCTATTTCGCGCTCCAGCTCGGTCTGTCCCTGTCTATGAATGTCCCGTTCCTCGAAAGGAAGATGGTCCATTCACGAGTGCTCTACCTGAATGGAGAAGACCCGGTTCAGGTATTTCGAAAAAGGGCAAGAGACACCATGACCTCACTGATGACTATGCACGGAATTACCGAAGATCCGTCCTCCCGCTTTGCTTATTTTAAATGCATTCATCTTACGGACTGTCCCTCAGTCCTCCTTGATGCCCAATCCTTCAAGACAACAAGTGTCTTTGGTGAGATTCGCAGCCACTGTAAAGACTGGAGGCCCGATCTTGTCATTATCGATCCCCTCGTTTCTTTCATTGCCGAGGAGAACAGAAGCGAGTATGCCGCCCAGTTTTACCGTTTTACGAAGATGCTCGCTCCATCCTTACTGATCGTACACCACCACACCAAGAACGGTGTCAATGGCGAGGGTGACCACCGCTCATGGGCAAGGGGGAGTTCTGCATGGGTAGAGAATTCCCGGGTCCATCTCATGCTTGCAGATAAAACGCTCATAACTGTGAAGAACAATTACTCTCCCGATAAAATGCAAACGACACTTGCATTCCGCAACGGGTTCTTCACCGTCTGCGAGGATATTGCACCGGTCAGCATGAAGAAACAGGGGAGGCCGCGGAAATGGAAAAACATATGTCAATAA
- a CDS encoding HU family DNA-binding protein produces MTKAELIGKVAADAKISKAAAAKALGSFIDAVKSSLKKGEKVTLIGFGSFSVSQRKARKGRNPQTGKAIKIPAKKVPKFAAGKAFKEAVKK; encoded by the coding sequence ATGACAAAAGCAGAACTTATCGGGAAGGTTGCAGCAGATGCAAAAATTTCAAAAGCAGCAGCAGCAAAGGCTTTAGGCTCATTTATTGATGCTGTCAAATCATCGCTCAAGAAAGGTGAAAAGGTAACACTTATCGGTTTCGGTAGCTTCTCTGTATCTCAAAGAAAGGCAAGGAAAGGGAGAAATCCACAGACAGGAAAGGCTATCAAGATACCGGCAAAAAAGGTACCAAAATTTGCAGCAGGAAAGGCCTTTAAGGAAGCAGTAAAGAAATAG
- a CDS encoding site-specific integrase produces the protein MRHKWRINHKARTINSSFTSVLSFLDFYGKSGKSDLKEIERSDLEAFIEHEQDRGMNISTVRTRMASIIAFLHFLIVQTQMTSSKSSVIIPSSN, from the coding sequence ATGCGCCACAAGTGGCGCATAAACCACAAGGCTCGGACAATCAACAGTTCTTTCACTTCAGTATTGTCCTTCCTCGACTTTTATGGAAAGTCGGGTAAAAGTGATCTTAAGGAGATCGAACGTTCTGACCTCGAAGCCTTTATTGAGCATGAGCAGGACCGGGGCATGAATATTTCGACGGTGAGGACCAGGATGGCATCCATCATTGCCTTTCTCCATTTTCTTATCGTCCAGACTCAAATGACCTCCTCAAAATCATCCGTTATTATTCCATCGTCGAACTGA